The region tcaccgcctggtacggcaactgctccgcccacaaccgtaaggctctccaaagggtagtgaggtctgcacaacgcatcaccgggggcaaactacctgccctccaggacacctacaccacccgatgtcacaggaaggccataaagatcatcaaggacaacaaccacccgagccactgcctgttcaccccgctatcatccagaaggcgaggtcagtacaggtgcatcaaagctgggaccgagagactgaaaaacagcttctatctcaaggccatcagactgttaaacagccaccactaacattgagtggctgctgccaacacactgactcaactccagccactttaataatgtgaattgatgggaaattatgtaaaatatatcactagccactttaaacaatgctacctaatataatgtttacataccctacattattcatctcatatgtatacgtatatactgtactctatatcatctactgcatctttatgtaatacatgtatcactagccactttaactatgccactttgtttacatactcatcgcatatgtatatactgtactcaatatcatctactgtatcttccctatgccgctctgtaccatcactcattcatatatctttatgtacatattctttacccccttacacttgtgtctataaggtagtagttttggaattgttagctagattacttgttggttattcctgcattgtcggaactagaagcacaagcatttcgctacactcgcattaacatctgctaaccatgtgtatgtgacaaataaatttgatttgatttgaaatgctctctagcaaacttcagacgggcctggacatgtactggcttaagcagggggacacgtctggcactacaggatttgagtcgctggcggcgtagtgtgttactgatggtaggctttgttactttggtcccagatctctgcaggtcattcactaggtcctcccgtgtggttctgggatttttgctcaccgttcttgtgatcattttgaccccacggggtgagatcttgcgtggagccccagatcgagggagattatcagtggtcttgtatgttttccatttcctagtaattgctcccacagttgatttcttcaaaccaagctgcttacctattgcagatgcagtcttcccagcctggtgcaggtctacaattttgtttctggtgtcctttgacagctctttggtcttggccatagtggagtttggagtatgactgtttgaggttgtggacaggtgtcttttatactgataacaagttcaaacaggtgccattaatacaggtaacgagtggaggacagtggagcctcttaaagaagaagttacgggtctgtgagagccagaaatattgcttgtttgtaggtgaccaaatacttatttcccaccataatttgcaaataaattcattaaaaatcctacaatgtgattttctggggtttttttccccccattttgtctgtcatagttgaagtgtacctatgatgaaaattacaggcctctcatctttttaagtgggtgaacttgcacaattggtggctgactaaatacttttttgcctcactgtattgGCCAGAGCATTCAGTGTGCTCTCTGAACGCGAAACACTCTGAATtacgaatggacaatctgacagcacagttgcagtcaccaatgctctggataacataacagcctaaccagctctgcttaataatgttcagtgagctgttctctctctcttaggtgTCTTGAAGTAGCTGGCAAATTAGTACAGAATGGTCAGATCAACCCttacaatgctgaatgggtgtagacaaagaatggttctccaatagtagtaccaaaacattgaaacacggttttctcaaaagtgagtttacaagttgatcaactttcaaagcagaattactttccaatTGTTTCCTCAGATGCACGGTATGATGTAGCTATGTCTCaactttatccaatgtaaaaagcaGAAATTCAATAattgttgctacataagaccgaatccaggtggtgagtcacatgtACCATTGACAAAAAAAAGTAAGTTCCGGTTTGCTTAAGGGGGTGGCTCTCCCATAGGCAGCAATGCATTAGCAActgggtctggtctgcttagtTCAGTGACTCTATATGACCCAGAAAAAACTAGCGAGTGGGATTTCTCACTTCCTTTTCCATCTCTGgtaaagctaactagctaaattgccgtacatgtttaatgcttttcgacttgtccccaaattaatgtcattggttgagagtttgttttgatattttaacctgcgtgtcgtgatcgcgtttggtggaggggggacaaaataaatgtatgcacaatAGCGCACGGTTCCGTGTAAAACATTAGGGGAACATTACAGGTAACATTAGAAACACGTTCTCTCCCTAGACCTGTTAGCTGGGAATGCAGGGAGTTGTGCAATTACAGCATTCTATAGGACACATTTACTTTAAATCCAATGTTCCTATAAGTTATGTATAATTGTGGGTAATATCGGATTCTATATTTAATAATGTTTCGAACAATACGTTTCCCTTCATGACGACATGTTTAGCCAAAACATGGCTTGTGCAATAAGGAGGTGCATCTTGGGATATGTAGTAGGTAATTTAGGGACATACCTCCAATTCTAAATGCATTAACCATCAAAACACAACAAGGACCATGATGCTGCTCGAAATTGCGCATGGATATTGCAGACAGCTGATGACCATAAAGAATGATAGCGGCATCTAATGGCCAAAATACTTTATTAGCGCCAATGAgtgcttccaccattttaatgtggtcaactgggtgggaattcaatttcattggctgatccctcctggtgaccctgttgtAGTCATGTCCAACCGGGTCCTCATAGTGATCAGCCAATCGTGAAGAAGAAAATTGACCTCTTCACATTGGAGATAGTCTAATGGCGCTGCCACAGACGCTATAATGGAACAGatacaaaaaaatatttgtccTCTATCTAGCTCTATGCTGATAACTCATCTAATATGCTAGCTACTTCGCTGAAATAAAAGGTACCTGAAAACAGCGAGCGAACCACCACTGGAGCCATTtgaggagagagtgataaagtAAAATGTTGTTTTGTTCTGGTTTGTGTAATTTAAAGGACAGGATACATATCTAAGTGTTTCTCAAATACATTAAATCTAGGTTGTTTTCTGATTCGGCCGGCCCGCTCGGCGCCTTGAAACAATGCACAGCTACAAAGCAGCTAGGATTTGATAGGCTAGTAGCTTAAGCTACATGTATCATATGCGAAGTGTAAATGGGAAGCTGTCTATCGAATTATATCATGTTCAGCTCTTCTATAACACACCACTCAACATTTTACGTGTAGCTACTTCACGCGAACTAGTGGAGTATGTACGTTGCTAGCTAGCTCTTTGCATGGCATGCACATTTAGGATTTTGCCGATTGAGAGGATAGTTAGCAAGCTAGCATTGCGTTGCCCTGCCCGCCATCTTTTTAAAGGAATAGATTGTGATGCTACGTAATCATCATGCACGCCATCGCTACATGTAAAATAGCTACTATTTTGTGAGATAAAGGGTGGATAAGAAGTTGTGTACATTTAGCAATATGCATTTTAATTGCTAAGCGTGTCAGATTTTGGACGTACCATAGGGGGGAAAATGTGCTTTTGGGAATGTTTTATCTCTGCATCGTTGTTGCCTAGCTACAGATGTGATTTAACCAAATATTGTTGGTATCCATTACTGGGAGTTACAGGTTTGGTACTGTTTGGTGTAGCTACAGATTGTAACACCATATAATGTAATTACAGGTTTGCCTATACAGAAGCTGCAAGATAATGTTATGCTAAACTGGTATTGGCTATACAATCTTCGTTCTCGATTTGTGGAAACGGGAGTCCCATAAAATTAGTTTCAGGGGGTCCGTTTGAATTTTGAAAATGCTCCGTTATTAAAATAAAATGCATGTTTGCTCcatgaagtaatccaacaatgtgtATACACTGCCATCTTGTCTCTTTCAAGTGTTCTCTCATTTATCGAGACAGGGCTGTCATGACATGCAGCACTTTGAGGTGGACACCCACCTGTTTCGATTAATAGGAGAATATTGGCAGCGTACATATTGTTGGATGACTTCATGGAggaaacatttattttaataatgGAGCATTTTCTTAGTTTTAACGCTCCACCTGCAACTGGACACGGACATTTTAGATTCTACATTTTGGGCGAATTGAGAATGAAGAAAGTATTGTTAAGGTCGGTCGGAAATATTCTGTGCTACACTTACAGTAAATGAaaatgcccgagaagccggtgtttggaggatatattggcacgggtgttgtctGGAAGACTGCAAACTAGATGCACTTCGTTTCTTTATacctttttttcaattgacatttctttgtatatatccataaaaactatggcagctgattcatgatttctacaggctgagaaacgctgcctgcctctctcctcccgACCCTTACACGTTCATTATTATGAGACCCTTGGAGATTTGAATATTGAAACTATGTTGCAAATGTTGGAGAGACGGACAGTAAGGTTTATACAAACGTCATTGATTTAGCAGGCGGTAAATTTGTGGAATAGACTCCGGCTGGAATGCGTTTTTAACCAaccagcattcaggattagacccactcTTTGTATAGCAAACAGTACCTAACCTGTAACTCCCAGTAATGGATACCAATTTTTGGGGGTacattatctggtgtaacaatctaGCTAGCTGTTGCCCAGCTAAATGCTAAATTCTTTGCCCATTTGACAAATTCTAAGTGATCAGGTGTCTGTGCAGGCTATATTACTTAGGCTAGATGTAATGTGTACTCACATTTTTTATTAATGACATTTTTTTGTATATAATTTAGCTACCACTGATAGCTCAAAGTCTTTGTCATAAAATGTTAGCCTAATTGACTCAAGTAAACTTTACTGTCTGTGAGGATGCTATCTTGAACTCTGAGTGTCTCATATTTTCTGAACTGCAGCTCCCTTCATTTTCTATTTccaatatttgtttattttgttttgcAGGGCACGGACACTCAGGTCATGAGATGGGATGTGTGTACTGCTGGAGGAATACGGAGCTGAAAGAGGTGCAAAGTATCCATTGAAAACACTCAGACGTTTTGCAGAACTGGGAAGAAGTGTTCTCCTGTTGCCAGTATGTCGGCTGTTCCTGCGGCCGTCCCGACGCTTGTTAATCCACCGCCACCAGAGTTCTTCAACCCCAACAAGCCTGGCAGGAAAACTAACCAACTACAGTACATGCAGAATGTTGTGGTGAAGACTCTATGGAAACATCAGTTTGCGTGGCCCTTTTATACGCCTGTGGATACCATCAAATTATGTCTTGCTGTAAGTCGAGTCCACACTCCGTAGTTTTCTCTTTTGTTATTGGTAGTTAGTAATAGGTAGAAGCAGATCCTTTAAGCTAGTAGGACTGTCCCCAACAGAAAAAAACCTTGGTCCACCGAAAGTTGTGTTTTTTCGACCAATTTACTGGTCAACATTTTTaaagtgtatttttccatataacATCAAATATATGCATTgcgcttgtctgatgctttaagcttacAGGTTGATGAAATAAGACAAGTGCCGCAAGAGTGCGCCAGAGATCTAGATAACcagaattttttttaaacgtaacCTGACCCTActattctcctccctctcctgctggCTTTCGTAGATTCTGCCATTACTCATCTAATGTTGCCAGgtgtttgggtaaaatgaacatttttgttttatcCTATAAATTACTGACAATctttctcccaaattccaaataaaaatattgtcatttagataATTTATTATCAGAAAATGACAACTgttcaaaataacaaaaaaagatgcagtgttgtcagaccttGAATAATGCAAAGAAATAAGTTAATTAATTTCTAAACACAATACTTATGTTTTAacttaggaagagttcagaaatcaatatttggtggaataaccctgattttcaaACACAGCTTTCATGTGTCTTTgcatgctctccaccagtctttcacattgatgttgggtgactttatgccaCTCCTGGAGCAGAAATTCAAGCAGCTcggctttgtttgatggcttgtgaccatccatcttcctcttgatcacattccagaggttttcaattggggttcaggtctggagattgggctgaccgtgacagggtcttgatctggtggtcctccatccacatCTTGATTGATTTGGCTGTGTGGCATGGACCTGGTTGTGtggcattaaaataacatcaaattgatcagaaatacagtgtagacgttaatgttgtaaatgactattgtagatggaaacaaaggatttttttaaatggattttttaaaactcagctaaaaaagaaatgtcctctcactgtcaactgcgtttattttcagcaaacttaacatgtgtaaatatttgtatgaccaAAACAaggttcagtttatgtctcagttgttgaataagttccacagacatgactaacagaaatggaataatgtgtccctgaacaaagggggggtcaaaatcaaaagtaatagtcagtatctggtgtggccaccagctgcattaagtactgaagtgcatctcctcctcatagacagcaccagatttgccagttcttgctgtgagatgttaccccacttccatcaaggcacctgcaagttccctgacatttctggggggaatggccctagccctcaccctccgatccaacaggttccagatgtgcgcaatgggattgagatccgggctcttcgctggccgtggcagaacactgacattcctgtcttgcaagaaatcacgcacagaacgagcctgatggcattgtcatgctggagggtcatgtcaggatgagcctgcagaaagggtaccacatgagggaggaggatgtctttcctgtaatgcaaagcattgagattgcctgcaatgacgacaagctcagtccgatgatgctgtgacacaccgccccagaccatgacggaccctccacctccaaatcgatcccggtgtaacgctcattcctttggcAATAAACGTCAATCCGAccttcacccctggtgagacaaaaccgcgactcgtcagtgaagagcactttttgccattcctgtctggtccagcgacgggtttgtgcccataggcaacgttgccggtgacgtctggtgaggacctgccttacaacaggcctacaagccctcagtccagcctctctcagcctattgtggacagtctgagcactgatggagggattgtgcgtccCTGGTGCAGTTGTTgttacctgtcctgcaggtgtgatgtttggatgtaccgatcctgtgcaggtgttgttacatgtggtctgccactgcgaggacgatcagctgtccgccctgtctccctgtagtgctgtcttacccgtctcacagtacggacattgcaatttattgccctggccacatctgcagtcctcatgcctccttgcagcacgtCTAAGgtacattcacacagatgagcagggaccctgggcatatttcttttgttgtttttcagagtcagtagaaaggcctctttagtgtcctaagttttcataactgtgacctgaattgactaccatctgtaagcttagtgtcttaacgaccattccacaggtgcattaattgtttacggttcattgaacaagcatgggaaatggtgtttaaaccctttacaatgaagttctttggatttttacgaattatctttgaaagacagagtcctgaaaaagggacgttctTTTGTTACTGAGTTTATATTATTTGTTCCCGCTCGACTAAAACAATCTCGGTTGACTAACAGACTAAATGCTAGAATGTGAAAAATTATAATTCCCTTGTACTGAAAggactgttttggtgggatgaagttttggcctgcctggtgccAGACCCATAAGAACATCCAAACATTCCAAACATCTCCGCCCATGACGGCTCATTTTCAGTTCTccactccccactcagaccactcccagacagtcctagcaaactTCTTGAGAAATGGcactttgctaagaagctatttttgtttatttttcaccattttaattgaaaacaatcacagtaaggtacttagttacccagaaattattttgaAATAAAAAGGTCTGCTTTGGACCTttaaaccatgttttgaggctatgtaGTGTTTGTTTAGATTAGActtttacaaacattggagtaaaacaagcttatattttgggttctaatAGGggcatgaggcatttataagatATTCTCAAAGCATCAATGGGTATAtgtcattcatttataagtccagAAATGGATGTAACagctaaggattctagctttaatgcTACATTTGGCTCTGGGTAGAAGTAGGCTCTTATATTTGAATGTAAATGCACTGTGTGGATGTATGTACATTTTTGTGTGGTTCCTAAGTAGTAGTAACATTACGATGTGTGAAAGGATGAACCCCTCATTGTTCAACATTCAtcttaaaacatttttatttcctGGCCATTTATTTGTATTGCTCCCTCATATTGAATGTTTTTTTCCAATTGATGCTACCATATAGGACTATCATAAAGTTATCAAGAGCCCaatggacatgggaacaataaagAAGAGGCTAGAGAATAACTACTATTGGAGTGCCAGCGAGTGCATGCAGGACTTCAACACAATGTTTACCAACTGTTACATCTACAACAAGGTAAATTCTCCTTTACCATTCATTCCAAATCGAAATACAAAAAACAGCAATAACAAGTAGTTCAAAGAGCATACTTCCTTTTTGTTTTTTCACAGGATCACATAAactgacatgtacacacacagtttTCCAGTGACATTGATTTTAACTTGTGTACATTATTTTGACTCATCAAGATGAGGATTGGGATTTGAAAAGTATTTACACTTTCTCTACTCTGTCTAGAGGCGCCCCATCACCTTTCTAGGTATTATTGATACTGTAACTGATAATTTTGATCAGGTGCTCCGTCTGACCTTCGCCTTCATCTTGACCCATAACTCATTCCCTCTTGTATTCCCACAGCCTACAGATGACATTGTGCTGATGGCCCAAGCTCTGGAGAAAATCTTCTTACAGAAAGTGGCTCAAATGCCTCAGGAGGAGGTGGAGCTGCTACCACCGGCCCCCAAAGTTAAAGCTGCCCACAAACCAGGAGGGCCTATTAGTGCAGGTAACGCCATCCTTTCACAGTTGGGAGGGACTTGTGCGCTGAGGAAAAGTTGTTTGAGGTGAAATGTCTGTCGCTTACAAAAGTTTGCTTCCTGCGTCTTCCTTTCAGGCAGCCAAGCAGAGGCTGAGCCAACAGATTCACCCCCATCCACTTATCCCAGCTCCCCTCCACCTGTGTGTCAGACTCCTGTCATAGCAGCCACGCCAGTGCCAACCATCTCTGTTATCCCTGTCCAAGCTGTGTCTCCCGCTGCCTCCATGATGGCTGTGGTTCCCACAGCACAGCCAGTCATCAAAGTAAGTCCAGAAAGTCTTTCAGGTATTGGAAACAGCGTTGGGTGTGAATATGTGGGTGTGAGCAAGTGTGATGTCATTAGTGTTTGTGAaaatgtgtacagtgccttgcaaaagtattcatcccccttggcggtTTCCCTTtcttgttgcattacaacctacaatttaaattcatttttatttggatttcatgtaatggacatacacaaaatagtccaaattggtgaagtgaaatgaaaaaaataacttgtttaaagtggtgcatgcatatgtattcaccccttttgctatgaagcccctaaataagatctggtgcaaccaattaccttcagaagtcacataattagttatattgtacacaggtggactttatttaagtgtcacatgatttcacatgatctcagtatatatacacctgttctgaaagtccCCAGAGTcggcaacaccactaagcaaggggcaccaccaagcaagcggcacaagGAAGACCAATGAGGTCTCCAAAcgggtcagggacaaagttgtagagaagtacagatcagggttgggttctaaaaaaaCAAATATCCacaactttgaacatcccatgtaggagactccccaaacatatggaagaaggtactccaGTCAGAtttaaggaaaacgctatgtctggcaccaACACAATACCTCATCACCCtgtgaacaccatccccacagtaaagcatggaggtggcagcaactttgaaactggtcagaattgaaggaatgatggatggggctaaatacagggaaattcttgaggggaaacctgtttcaatcttccagagatttgagactgggacagaggttcaccttccagcaggacaatgactgtaagcatactgctaaagcaacactcgagtggtttaaggggaaacatttaaatgtcttggaatggccaagtcaaagcccagacttcaatccaattgagaagctgtggtatgacttaaagattgctgtacaccagcggaacccatccaacttgaaggagctggagcagttttgccttgaagaatgggggaaaacatcccagtggctagctgtgccaagcttatagagacataccccaagagactgtaattgctgcaaaaggtggtttTGTTTTGGGGggagatggtttgtcctcggggtttcgctgttatactgttatactcacaggcattattttaacagttttagaaactagagcgttttctatccaaatctaccaattatatgcatatcctagcttctgggcctgaataacaggcagtttactttgggcccgcttttcatccggatgtgaaaatactgcccactacccaagagtggttaacaaactatagttttgataagtcagttaggacatctacattgtgcatgacacaggtcatttttccaacaattgtttacagacagattatttcacttttataattcactatcacaattccagtgggtcagaagtttacatacactaagttgacggtaccttttaaacagcttggaaaattcttgaaaatgatgtcatggctttagaagcttctgataggctaattgacataatttgagtcaattggaggtgtacctgtggatgcatttcaaggcctgcttgacatcatgggaaaatcaaaagaaatcagccaagacctcagacaaacaaattgtagacttccacaagtctggttcatccttgggggcattttccaaacgcctgaaggtaccacgttcatctgtacaaacaatagtatgaaattataaacaccattggaccacgcagccatcataccgctcaggaaggagacgcgttctgtctcctagagatgaatgtactttggtgcgaaaagtgcaattcaatcccagaacaacaacaaaggaccctgtgaagatgctggaggaaacgggtacaaaagtatctatatccacagtaaaacgagtcctatattgacatatcctgaaaggccgctcaccaaggaagaagccactgccccaaaaccgccataaaaagccagactacagtttgcaactgcacatggggacaaagattatactttttggagaattgtcctctggtctgatgaaacaaaaataactatttggccttaatgaccattgttatgtttggaggaaaaagggggaggcttgcaagccaaagaacaccatcccatctgtgaagcacgggggtggcagcatcatgttgtgggggtgctttgctgcacgagggactggtgcacttcacaaaatagattgcatcacgagtaaggaaaatgatgtggatatattgaagcaacatctcaagacatcaatcagaaagttaaagcttggttgcaaatgggtcttttCTAATGGACAagtaccccaagcatacttccaaagttgttgtccttcagccattttgccacatcacaaacccctgacctcaatcctatagacattttttggggcagaactgaaaaatcgtgtgtgagcaaggaagcctacaaacctgactcggttacgcctgctctgtcaggaggaatgggccaaaattcacccaacttattgtgggaagcttgtggaaggctacccaacatgtttgacccaagttaaacaattttaaaggcaatggcaccaaatactaattgagtgtatgtaaacttctgacccactgggaatgtaatgatagaaatacaagctgaaataaatcactctccactattattctgacatttcacattcttaaaataaagtggtgatcctaactgacctaacacagggaattttactaggattaaatgtcaggaattgtgaactgagtttaaatgtatttggctaaggtgtatgtaaacttctgacttcatctgtatGTATGTCATTTATTTTGAATTATATAAAAAATGTCATGTTAAGTCCGGGAAGACAGGTCTCTCCCGGGGGTCTTTTTATTTAATTCTACAGTCTAATGGGATTTCGTGTGGGGAACGTATTTTACAATTCTGCTCCTCAAAATGTTGTCTTAGGATGTAATAATTTATTAGAAATCAGAAAATGTGGAATATGCCATATCTTGATAAAGAGAAGCAAGCCACTGATGTCTTTGTTTGGTCATTTTCACAGAAAAAGGGGGTGAAGCGGAAAGCAGACACAACAACTCCCACAACCTCAGCAATCTCGGCCAGTAGAAGTGACTCTCCTACCCAGCTCCTGGAATCCCAACAGGGGAAAGTCTCATCCAGGCGGGAGAGCACGGTGCGACCCGTCAAGCCCCCCAAGAAGGGCACCGAGGACGGAGAGGTGCCACTGCTCGGTGGCAAGAAAGGCAAGCCCGGCGAGCAGCTCAAGCACTGCGACTTCATCCTGAAGGAGATGCTCTCCAAGAAGCACGCAGCCTACGCTTGGCCTTTCTATAAGCCTGTAGATGCGGAGGCGCTTGAACTGCATGACTACCATGAGATCATCAAGCACCCCATGGACCTCAGCACTGTCAAAGTAGGTCCCCTATTCACTCCCTCGACTCACTCCTAACTCTTCTAAATTGCCCTCCAAAGCCTGGCTGTTTACTTGGTGGAAGAAAATAATTTGACCCTGTTTTTTTAATTTCGTGATTAAAACTGTCCCTGAACGACAGTCGACACCGTAACAGCTAAGGGGAGGATGATTACATTTGTTTTGCTAGTAGATTTGCTTTTGAGTTTTGAAGAGAGAGCTTTCTCAGTAATAAGACTGACTGTTTGCGCTGTGTCCACAGAAAAAAA is a window of Oncorhynchus kisutch isolate 150728-3 linkage group LG3, Okis_V2, whole genome shotgun sequence DNA encoding:
- the LOC109880085 gene encoding bromodomain-containing protein 3 isoform X1, producing MSAVPAAVPTLVNPPPPEFFNPNKPGRKTNQLQYMQNVVVKTLWKHQFAWPFYTPVDTIKLCLADYHKVIKSPMDMGTIKKRLENNYYWSASECMQDFNTMFTNCYIYNKPTDDIVLMAQALEKIFLQKVAQMPQEEVELLPPAPKVKAAHKPGGPISAGSQAEAEPTDSPPSTYPSSPPPVCQTPVIAATPVPTISVIPVQAVSPAASMMAVVPTAQPVIKKKGVKRKADTTTPTTSAISASRSDSPTQLLESQQGKVSSRRESTVRPVKPPKKGTEDGEVPLLGGKKGKPGEQLKHCDFILKEMLSKKHAAYAWPFYKPVDAEALELHDYHEIIKHPMDLSTVKKKIDSQDYQDAQSFATDVRLMFSNCYKYNPPDHEVVAMARKLQDVFEMRFAKMPDEPVDATQPSTTPVVSKSTESSESSGNTSSSESSDSEEERATRLAELQEQVGSEQQITVEHPNGNRAGKKNGCAKRFQLKAVHEQLAVLSQAPVSKPKKREKREKEKKKEKDKGKADDKKKPKSAPQVKPANQKKAPVRKPNSMVVATRQLKKGSKVVVANNESEEEPSLPMSYDEKRQLSLDINRLPGEKLGRVVHIIQSREPSLRDSNPDEIEIDFETLKPSTLRELERYVKSCLQKKQRKLLQKAGSAPAGGASRLSGSSSSSDSGSSSSSGSSSESSDSD
- the LOC109880085 gene encoding bromodomain-containing protein 3 isoform X2 is translated as MSAVPAAVPTLVNPPPPEFFNPNKPGRKTNQLQYMQNVVVKTLWKHQFAWPFYTPVDTIKLCLADYHKVIKSPMDMGTIKKRLENNYYWSASECMQDFNTMFTNCYIYNKPTDDIVLMAQALEKIFLQKVAQMPQEEVELLPPAPKVKAAHKPGGPISAGSQAEAEPTDSPPSTYPSSPPPVCQTPVIAATPVPTISVIPVQAVSPAASMMAVVPTAQPVIKKKGVKRKADTTTPTTSAISASRSDSPTQLLESQQGKVSSRRESTVRPVKPPKKGTEDGEVPLLGGKKGKPGEQLKHCDFILKEMLSKKHAAYAWPFYKPVDAEALELHDYHEIIKHPMDLSTVKKKIDSQDYQDAQSFATDVRLMFSNCYKYNPPDHEVVAMARKLQDVFEMRFAKMPDEPVDATQPSTTPVVSKSTESSESSGNTSSSESSDSEEERATRLAELQEQQITVEHPNGNRAGKKNGCAKRFQLKAVHEQLAVLSQAPVSKPKKREKREKEKKKEKDKGKADDKKKPKSAPQVKPANQKKAPVRKPNSMVVATRQLKKGSKVVVANNESEEEPSLPMSYDEKRQLSLDINRLPGEKLGRVVHIIQSREPSLRDSNPDEIEIDFETLKPSTLRELERYVKSCLQKKQRKLLQKAGSAPAGGASRLSGSSSSSDSGSSSSSGSSSESSDSD
- the LOC109880085 gene encoding bromodomain-containing protein 3 isoform X3; translation: MSAVPAAVPTLVNPPPPEFFNPNKPGRKTNQLQYMQNVVVKTLWKHQFAWPFYTPVDTIKLCLADYHKVIKSPMDMGTIKKRLENNYYWSASECMQDFNTMFTNCYIYNKPTDDIVLMAQALEKIFLQKVAQMPQEEVELLPPAPKVKAAHKPGGPISAGSQAEAEPTDSPPSTYPSSPPPVCQTPVIAATPVPTISVIPVQAVSPAASMMAVVPTAQPVIKKKGVKRKADTTTPTTSAISASRSDSPTQLLESQQGKVSSRRESTVRPVKPPKKGTEDGEVPLLGGKKGKPGEQLKHCDFILKEMLSKKHAAYAWPFYKPVDAEALELHDYHEIIKHPMDLSTVKKKIDSQDYQDAQSFATDVRLMFSNCYKYNPPDHEVVAMARKLQDVFEMRFAKMPDEPVDATQPSTTPVVSKSTESSESSGNTSSSESSDSEEERATRLAELQEQVGSEQLKAVHEQLAVLSQAPVSKPKKREKREKEKKKEKDKGKADDKKKPKSAPQVKPANQKKAPVRKPNSMVVATRQLKKGSKVVVANNESEEEPSLPMSYDEKRQLSLDINRLPGEKLGRVVHIIQSREPSLRDSNPDEIEIDFETLKPSTLRELERYVKSCLQKKQRKLLQKAGSAPAGGASRLSGSSSSSDSGSSSSSGSSSESSDSD